The Pocillopora verrucosa isolate sample1 chromosome 14, ASM3666991v2, whole genome shotgun sequence genome has a segment encoding these proteins:
- the LOC136278223 gene encoding tetratricopeptide repeat protein 28-like → MKIDTLIAVFVCDVEDIFKKSASSFGILLNENCEDRSLGDDTSLSPQEQSRAPLQGDQIKRNESILQLCYDQIIAPVKDLLTEPEVIIVPERCSYRVPFAALRDEPAGKYLSETHRIRIVPSLTTLGIIQECPVDYHSQTGALVVGDPKAGKVQYRGRTLNLEPLSGARKGAKMVGRLLGVQPLLGEHATKQAELHALHSVSLIHLAAHGHADREEIALTPNCATNGIPQEEDYLLTMSDISKVKLRAKMVVLSCCHSGRGTFKQEGVIGIARAFLASGARSVLVASWALQDEATEQLMNHFYEHLAAGESASESLHQAIKWLRSNGFTEPRQWAPFVLMGDNVTFDLQKLR, encoded by the coding sequence ATGAAAATCGACACCCTCATTGCTGTATTCGTTTGCGATGTGGaggatatttttaaaaagagtgCCTCCAGTTTCGGAATTTTACTTAATGAGAATTGTGAAGATCGATCTCTAGGTGACGATACTTCCTTGTCTCCTCAAGAACAGAGCCGAGCACCTTTGCAAGGTGACCAAATCAAACGGAACGAAAGTATTCTTCAGTTATGCTATGACCAAATTATCGCTCCTGTAAAAGATTTACTTACAGAACCTGAAGTCATCATTGTACCTGAGAGATGTTCCTACCGAGTCCCTTTTGCTGCCTTACGGGATGAGCCAGcaggaaagtatttatcagaaaCCCACAGAATCCGCATCGTCCCTTCTCTCACGACTCTCGGGATCATCCAGGAATGTCCAGTGGACTACCACAGTCAGACCGGTGCACTGGTAGTGGGTGATCCTAAGGCTGGCAAAGTGCAATACAGAGGACGTACTCTGAACTTGGAACCATTGTCCGGTGCAAGAAAGGGAGCAAAAATGGTTGGTCGACTCCTGGGGGTTCAGCCTTTGTTAGGAGAACACGCAACAAAGCAGGCGGAACTTCACGCACTTCATTCAGTGAGTCTAATACATCTTGCTGCTCATGGTCATGCCGACAGAGAAGAGATTGCCCTTACCCCTAATTGTGCTACGAACGGTATTCCACAAGAAGAAGACTACCTTTTGACAATGTCCGACATTTCAAAGGTTAAGCTGCGTGCTAAAATGGTCGTacttagttgttgtcacagtgggcgtggaACCTTCAAACAGGAGGGAGTCATTGGAATCGCCCGCGCATTCCTAGCAtctggtgcacgttcagtgttggtggCATCTTGGGCCCTACAAGACGAAGCAACAGAGCAGCTCATGAATCATTTCTACGAACACCTGGCTGctggagaaagtgccagtgagtcccttcatcaggccatcAAATGGTTGAGAAGCAACGGCTTCACTGAACCTCGCCAATGGGCTCCATTTGTACTTATGGGagacaacgtgacatttgacTTACAGAAATTAAGGTAA